In Cryptomeria japonica chromosome 10, Sugi_1.0, whole genome shotgun sequence, a genomic segment contains:
- the LOC131072579 gene encoding BAG family molecular chaperone regulator 5, mitochondrial isoform X2 produces the protein MNNSVSRRDWDRNPQSMYRVPVSSSLSSSAVSIPVRFVNIDSPWAITAPPRHMDEIPAAVKIQSVFRGFYVRKTKTLEILKVIAGVKASMEEMRRHINDPHCLELMRQNEKERLKIAEGIMSLLLKLDEIQEVEFFVWEQEGL, from the exons ATGAACAATTCTGTCTCCAGGAGGGATTGGGATCGAAACCCACAAAGTATGTACAGGGTTccagtttcttcttctctttcttcgtCTGCCGTTTCAATTCCAGTGCGCTTTGTGAATATAGATTCCCCATGGGCTATAACGGCTCCTCCTCGTCATATGGACGAGATCCCAGCAGCCGTCAAAATACAGTCTGTTTTCAGAGGGTTTTATGTCAGGAAGACAAAGACACTGGAGATTCTCAAGGTTATTGCCGGCGTCAAGGCTAGTATGGAGGAAATGCGACGGCATATAAATGATCCTCACTGTCTTGAATTGATGCGTCAAAATGAGAAAGAGCGTCTTAAAATCGCAGAGGGGATTATGTCGCTGTTGCTCAAACTTGACGAAATTCAG GAAGTGGAATTTTTTGTGTGGGAGCAAGAAGGCCTGTAG
- the LOC131072579 gene encoding BAG family molecular chaperone regulator 5, mitochondrial isoform X1 yields the protein MNNSVSRRDWDRNPQSMYRVPVSSSLSSSAVSIPVRFVNIDSPWAITAPPRHMDEIPAAVKIQSVFRGFYVRKTKTLEILKVIAGVKASMEEMRRHINDPHCLELMRQNEKERLKIAEGIMSLLLKLDEIQGVKSFLREARRAVAHELVSLHERVDAISTSKFKEEAGTEFPVDLQARDDKSCNIGRNREGWKGAGNGCWLKRRMRKIMSRSYWTD from the exons ATGAACAATTCTGTCTCCAGGAGGGATTGGGATCGAAACCCACAAAGTATGTACAGGGTTccagtttcttcttctctttcttcgtCTGCCGTTTCAATTCCAGTGCGCTTTGTGAATATAGATTCCCCATGGGCTATAACGGCTCCTCCTCGTCATATGGACGAGATCCCAGCAGCCGTCAAAATACAGTCTGTTTTCAGAGGGTTTTATGTCAGGAAGACAAAGACACTGGAGATTCTCAAGGTTATTGCCGGCGTCAAGGCTAGTATGGAGGAAATGCGACGGCATATAAATGATCCTCACTGTCTTGAATTGATGCGTCAAAATGAGAAAGAGCGTCTTAAAATCGCAGAGGGGATTATGTCGCTGTTGCTCAAACTTGACGAAATTCAG GGAGTGAAATCATTTTTACGGGAGGCAAGAAGGGCTGTAGCTCATGAACTGGTCAGCCTTCATGAAAGGGTGGATGCCATAAGCACCAGTAAATTTAAAGAAGAAGCAGGTACAGAATTTCCAGTTGACCTTCAGGCCAGAGATGATAAGAGTTGTAATATTGGGAGAAATCGGGAGGGGTGGAAAGGTGCAGGGAACGGATGTTGGTTGAAGAGACGGATGAGGAAAATAATGAGTAGGAGCTACTGGACTGATTGA